In the genome of Anomalospiza imberbis isolate Cuckoo-Finch-1a 21T00152 chromosome 27, ASM3175350v1, whole genome shotgun sequence, one region contains:
- the MIER2 gene encoding mesoderm induction early response protein 2 isoform X5, with protein sequence MAEASVGRQSPRVVPYPARGLCPGEPALQSAAVVSMGSADHRLNLAEILSQNYGVREEREEDDTQEKQKSLEELEKSFSASQSSEMPFEELLALYGYEASDPISEQDSESNDITPNLPDMTLDKEQIAKDLLSGEEEEETQSSADDLTPSVTSHDASDLFPNQPGSNNFLADEDKEPCSSPCASSMAEDSEVDSIPSNECKKEIMVGPQYQATVPILRLNRHRQKVLFLLAYENEDQLLWDPNILPEREVEEFLYRAVKRQWDELSGSSLPEGEVVKDNEQALYELVKCNFNAEEALRRLRFNVKVIRDELCAWSEEECRNFEHGFRVHGKNFHLIQANKVRTRSVGECVEYYYMWKKSERYDYFTQQTRLGRKKDFTDNDLDGVEVENTSRSRSSPPIPSAAGCLDAHFGQDQIAIESTEPLSVESTACSLGSISESGQGYECSTPSETNCSFDPSEETSSGAVPVPCPRHTATPSEPELFALPPAGPGLAEKQETLQNSGEAITMDFTLPADINEGLPLIAGPVDLDRDPEAVVAPAQVSLSVTDFGLIGIGDVNPFLTAHQACPAPVARSEPLSQ encoded by the exons ATGGCGGAG GCCTCTGTTGGCCGGCAGAGCCCGAGGGTGGTTCCATACCCAGCCCGTGGCCTATGTCCTGGAGAGCCTGCCCTTCAGAGCGCTGCAG TTGTGTCAATGGGCTCAGCTGATCATCGACTGAACCTGGCAGAGATCCTTTCCCAGAACTATGGTGtgagggaagaaagggaggaagatgATACTCAGGAGAAGCAGAAATCTTTAGAAGAGCTGGAGAAGAGTTTCAGTGCCTCTCAG AGCAGTGAAATGCCATTTGAGGAGCTGCTCGCACTGTATGGCTATGAGGCATCAGATCCCATCTCGGAGCAGGACAGTGAGAGCAATGACATCACTCCCAACCTCCCTGATATGACTCTGGATAAG GAACAAATAGCGAAGGATTTGCTTTcaggggaagaagaggaggagacaCAATCTTCAGCTGATGATCTGACTCCATCCGTCACGTCCCACGATGCATCGGACTTATTCCCAAACCAGCCTGGCT CAAACAACTTCCTTGCTGATGAAGACAAAGAGCCATGTTCATCACCATGTGCTTCCTCCATGGCTGAGGACTCAGAGGTGGATTCCATCCCATCCAATGAGTGTAAGAAG GAGATCATGGTTGGACCTCAGTACCAGGCCACTGTTCCCATCCTCCGTTTAAACAGGCACAGACAAAAAG tgctttttcTGTTAGCCTATGAGAATGAAGATCAGCTGCTTTGGGACCCAAACATCCTCCCTGAGAGGGAGGTGGAAGAGTTCCTGTACCGCGCTGTGAAGCGGCAATGGGACGAGCTGTCCGGCAGCAGCTTGCCAGAGGGAGAGGTGGTCAAGGACAACGAGCAG GCTTTGTATGAGCTGGTGAAATGCAACTTCAATGCAGAAGAGGCACTGCGGAGGTTACGGTTCAACGTGAAGGTTATCAGAG ATGAACTTTGTGCCTGGAGCGAGGAAGAATGTAGAAATTTTGAACATGGCTTTAGGGTCCATGGGAAAAACTTTCACCTTATCCAAGCAAACAAG GTCCGCACGCGGTCGGTGGGCGAGTGCGTGGAGTATTACTACATGTGGAAAAAATCCGAGCGTTACGACTACTTCACTCAGCAGACTCGTCTAGGAAGGAAGAA GGATTTCACTGATAATGACCTGGATGGGGTCGAAGTGGAAAACACGAGTCGTTCTCGGAGCTCCCCACCAATTCCCTCTGCAGCTGGCTGCCTGGATGCTCACTTTGGTCAAGATCAGATAGCAATTGAGAGCACAG AGCCCCTGAGCGTGGAGAGCACGGcctgcagcctgggcagcaTCAGCGAGTCGGGGCAGGGCTACGAGTGCAGCACCCCCTCGGAGACAAACTGCTCCTTTGACCCCTCGGAGGAGACGTCCTCGGgcgctgtccctgtgccctgcccacGCCACACTGCCACCCCCTCTGAGCCTGAGCTCTTTGCTTTGCCACCCGCGGGACCAGGACTGGCAGAGAAGCAGGAGACGTTGCAGAACTCTGGTGAGGCAATAACCATGGACTTCACTCTCCCTGCAGACATTAACGAGGGGTTGCCTTTAATTGCTGGCCCTGTGGATTTGGACAGAGACCCTGAGGCAGTGGTGGCCCCTGCGCAAGTGTCCTTATCGGTCACAGATTTCGGTCTCATTGGCATCGGAGATGTAAATCCTTTCCTGACTGCTCATCAGGCTTGCCCAGCACCTGTGGCTCGGTCAGAGCCTCTGTCACAGTGA
- the MIER2 gene encoding mesoderm induction early response protein 2 isoform X7, translated as MGSADHRLNLAEILSQNYGVREEREEDDTQEKQKSLEELEKSFSASQSSEMPFEELLALYGYEASDPISEQDSESNDITPNLPDMTLDKEQIAKDLLSGEEEEETQSSADDLTPSVTSHDASDLFPNQPGSNNFLADEDKEPCSSPCASSMAEDSEVDSIPSNECKKEIMVGPQYQATVPILRLNRHRQKVLFLLAYENEDQLLWDPNILPEREVEEFLYRAVKRQWDELSGSSLPEGEVVKDNEQALYELVKCNFNAEEALRRLRFNVKVIRDELCAWSEEECRNFEHGFRVHGKNFHLIQANKVRTRSVGECVEYYYMWKKSERYDYFTQQTRLGRKKYVLHPGATCVEYSHTKISNINLPVKIPAAKHLRLTDCAFFSRRDFTDNDLDGVEVENTSRSRSSPPIPSAAGCLDAHFGQDQIAIESTEPLSVESTACSLGSISESGQGYECSTPSETNCSFDPSEETSSGAVPVPCPRHTATPSEPELFALPPAGPGLAEKQETLQNSGEAITMDFTLPADINEGLPLIAGPVDLDRDPEAVVAPAQVSLSVTDFGLIGIGDVNPFLTAHQACPAPVARSEPLSQ; from the exons ATGGGCTCAGCTGATCATCGACTGAACCTGGCAGAGATCCTTTCCCAGAACTATGGTGtgagggaagaaagggaggaagatgATACTCAGGAGAAGCAGAAATCTTTAGAAGAGCTGGAGAAGAGTTTCAGTGCCTCTCAG AGCAGTGAAATGCCATTTGAGGAGCTGCTCGCACTGTATGGCTATGAGGCATCAGATCCCATCTCGGAGCAGGACAGTGAGAGCAATGACATCACTCCCAACCTCCCTGATATGACTCTGGATAAG GAACAAATAGCGAAGGATTTGCTTTcaggggaagaagaggaggagacaCAATCTTCAGCTGATGATCTGACTCCATCCGTCACGTCCCACGATGCATCGGACTTATTCCCAAACCAGCCTGGCT CAAACAACTTCCTTGCTGATGAAGACAAAGAGCCATGTTCATCACCATGTGCTTCCTCCATGGCTGAGGACTCAGAGGTGGATTCCATCCCATCCAATGAGTGTAAGAAG GAGATCATGGTTGGACCTCAGTACCAGGCCACTGTTCCCATCCTCCGTTTAAACAGGCACAGACAAAAAG tgctttttcTGTTAGCCTATGAGAATGAAGATCAGCTGCTTTGGGACCCAAACATCCTCCCTGAGAGGGAGGTGGAAGAGTTCCTGTACCGCGCTGTGAAGCGGCAATGGGACGAGCTGTCCGGCAGCAGCTTGCCAGAGGGAGAGGTGGTCAAGGACAACGAGCAG GCTTTGTATGAGCTGGTGAAATGCAACTTCAATGCAGAAGAGGCACTGCGGAGGTTACGGTTCAACGTGAAGGTTATCAGAG ATGAACTTTGTGCCTGGAGCGAGGAAGAATGTAGAAATTTTGAACATGGCTTTAGGGTCCATGGGAAAAACTTTCACCTTATCCAAGCAAACAAG GTCCGCACGCGGTCGGTGGGCGAGTGCGTGGAGTATTACTACATGTGGAAAAAATCCGAGCGTTACGACTACTTCACTCAGCAGACTCGTCTAGGAAGGAAGAAGTACGTCCTCCACCCTGGAGCCACGTGCGTGGAATATTCTCACACTAAAATTAGTAATATTAACCTCCCGGTGAAGATTCCTGCTGCAAAGCACCTCCGCTTAACAGACTGCGCTTTCTTCTCCAGAAG GGATTTCACTGATAATGACCTGGATGGGGTCGAAGTGGAAAACACGAGTCGTTCTCGGAGCTCCCCACCAATTCCCTCTGCAGCTGGCTGCCTGGATGCTCACTTTGGTCAAGATCAGATAGCAATTGAGAGCACAG AGCCCCTGAGCGTGGAGAGCACGGcctgcagcctgggcagcaTCAGCGAGTCGGGGCAGGGCTACGAGTGCAGCACCCCCTCGGAGACAAACTGCTCCTTTGACCCCTCGGAGGAGACGTCCTCGGgcgctgtccctgtgccctgcccacGCCACACTGCCACCCCCTCTGAGCCTGAGCTCTTTGCTTTGCCACCCGCGGGACCAGGACTGGCAGAGAAGCAGGAGACGTTGCAGAACTCTGGTGAGGCAATAACCATGGACTTCACTCTCCCTGCAGACATTAACGAGGGGTTGCCTTTAATTGCTGGCCCTGTGGATTTGGACAGAGACCCTGAGGCAGTGGTGGCCCCTGCGCAAGTGTCCTTATCGGTCACAGATTTCGGTCTCATTGGCATCGGAGATGTAAATCCTTTCCTGACTGCTCATCAGGCTTGCCCAGCACCTGTGGCTCGGTCAGAGCCTCTGTCACAGTGA
- the MIER2 gene encoding mesoderm induction early response protein 2 isoform X6 — MPFEELLALYGYEASDPISEQDSESNDITPNLPDMTLDKEQIAKDLLSGEEEEETQSSADDLTPSVTSHDASDLFPNQPGSNNFLADEDKEPCSSPCASSMAEDSEVDSIPSNECKKEIMVGPQYQATVPILRLNRHRQKVLFLLAYENEDQLLWDPNILPEREVEEFLYRAVKRQWDELSGSSLPEGEVVKDNEQALYELVKCNFNAEEALRRLRFNVKVIRDELCAWSEEECRNFEHGFRVHGKNFHLIQANKVRTRSVGECVEYYYMWKKSERYDYFTQQTRLGRKKYVLHPGATCVEYSHTKISNINLPVKIPAAKHLRLTDCAFFSRRDFTDNDLDGVEVENTSRSRSSPPIPSAAGCLDAHFGQDQIAIESTEPLSVESTACSLGSISESGQGYECSTPSETNCSFDPSEETSSGAVPVPCPRHTATPSEPELFALPPAGPGLAEKQETLQNSGEAITMDFTLPADINEGLPLIAGPVDLDRDPEAVVAPAQVSLSVTDFGLIGIGDVNPFLTAHQACPAPVARSEPLSQ, encoded by the exons ATGCCATTTGAGGAGCTGCTCGCACTGTATGGCTATGAGGCATCAGATCCCATCTCGGAGCAGGACAGTGAGAGCAATGACATCACTCCCAACCTCCCTGATATGACTCTGGATAAG GAACAAATAGCGAAGGATTTGCTTTcaggggaagaagaggaggagacaCAATCTTCAGCTGATGATCTGACTCCATCCGTCACGTCCCACGATGCATCGGACTTATTCCCAAACCAGCCTGGCT CAAACAACTTCCTTGCTGATGAAGACAAAGAGCCATGTTCATCACCATGTGCTTCCTCCATGGCTGAGGACTCAGAGGTGGATTCCATCCCATCCAATGAGTGTAAGAAG GAGATCATGGTTGGACCTCAGTACCAGGCCACTGTTCCCATCCTCCGTTTAAACAGGCACAGACAAAAAG tgctttttcTGTTAGCCTATGAGAATGAAGATCAGCTGCTTTGGGACCCAAACATCCTCCCTGAGAGGGAGGTGGAAGAGTTCCTGTACCGCGCTGTGAAGCGGCAATGGGACGAGCTGTCCGGCAGCAGCTTGCCAGAGGGAGAGGTGGTCAAGGACAACGAGCAG GCTTTGTATGAGCTGGTGAAATGCAACTTCAATGCAGAAGAGGCACTGCGGAGGTTACGGTTCAACGTGAAGGTTATCAGAG ATGAACTTTGTGCCTGGAGCGAGGAAGAATGTAGAAATTTTGAACATGGCTTTAGGGTCCATGGGAAAAACTTTCACCTTATCCAAGCAAACAAG GTCCGCACGCGGTCGGTGGGCGAGTGCGTGGAGTATTACTACATGTGGAAAAAATCCGAGCGTTACGACTACTTCACTCAGCAGACTCGTCTAGGAAGGAAGAAGTACGTCCTCCACCCTGGAGCCACGTGCGTGGAATATTCTCACACTAAAATTAGTAATATTAACCTCCCGGTGAAGATTCCTGCTGCAAAGCACCTCCGCTTAACAGACTGCGCTTTCTTCTCCAGAAG GGATTTCACTGATAATGACCTGGATGGGGTCGAAGTGGAAAACACGAGTCGTTCTCGGAGCTCCCCACCAATTCCCTCTGCAGCTGGCTGCCTGGATGCTCACTTTGGTCAAGATCAGATAGCAATTGAGAGCACAG AGCCCCTGAGCGTGGAGAGCACGGcctgcagcctgggcagcaTCAGCGAGTCGGGGCAGGGCTACGAGTGCAGCACCCCCTCGGAGACAAACTGCTCCTTTGACCCCTCGGAGGAGACGTCCTCGGgcgctgtccctgtgccctgcccacGCCACACTGCCACCCCCTCTGAGCCTGAGCTCTTTGCTTTGCCACCCGCGGGACCAGGACTGGCAGAGAAGCAGGAGACGTTGCAGAACTCTGGTGAGGCAATAACCATGGACTTCACTCTCCCTGCAGACATTAACGAGGGGTTGCCTTTAATTGCTGGCCCTGTGGATTTGGACAGAGACCCTGAGGCAGTGGTGGCCCCTGCGCAAGTGTCCTTATCGGTCACAGATTTCGGTCTCATTGGCATCGGAGATGTAAATCCTTTCCTGACTGCTCATCAGGCTTGCCCAGCACCTGTGGCTCGGTCAGAGCCTCTGTCACAGTGA
- the MIER2 gene encoding mesoderm induction early response protein 2 isoform X2: MAEASVGRQSPRVVPYPARGLCPGEPALQSAAVVSMGSADHRLNLAEILSQNYGVREEREEDDTQEKQKSLEELEKSFSASQSSEMPFEELLALYGYEASDPISEQDSESNDITPNLPDMTLDKEQIAKDLLSGEEEEETQSSADDLTPSVTSHDASDLFPNQPGSNNFLADEDKEPCSSPCASSMAEDSEVDSIPSNECKKEIMVGPQYQATVPILRLNRHRQKAYENEDQLLWDPNILPEREVEEFLYRAVKRQWDELSGSSLPEGEVVKDNEQALYELVKCNFNAEEALRRLRFNVKVIRDELCAWSEEECRNFEHGFRVHGKNFHLIQANKVRTRSVGECVEYYYMWKKSERYDYFTQQTRLGRKKYVLHPGATCVEYSHTKISNINLPVKIPAAKHLRLTDCAFFSRRDFTDNDLDGVEVENTSRSRSSPPIPSAAGCLDAHFGQDQIAIESTEPLSVESTACSLGSISESGQGYECSTPSETNCSFDPSEETSSGAVPVPCPRHTATPSEPELFALPPAGPGLAEKQETLQNSGEAITMDFTLPADINEGLPLIAGPVDLDRDPEAVVAPAQVSLSVTDFGLIGIGDVNPFLTAHQACPAPVARSEPLSQ, encoded by the exons ATGGCGGAG GCCTCTGTTGGCCGGCAGAGCCCGAGGGTGGTTCCATACCCAGCCCGTGGCCTATGTCCTGGAGAGCCTGCCCTTCAGAGCGCTGCAG TTGTGTCAATGGGCTCAGCTGATCATCGACTGAACCTGGCAGAGATCCTTTCCCAGAACTATGGTGtgagggaagaaagggaggaagatgATACTCAGGAGAAGCAGAAATCTTTAGAAGAGCTGGAGAAGAGTTTCAGTGCCTCTCAG AGCAGTGAAATGCCATTTGAGGAGCTGCTCGCACTGTATGGCTATGAGGCATCAGATCCCATCTCGGAGCAGGACAGTGAGAGCAATGACATCACTCCCAACCTCCCTGATATGACTCTGGATAAG GAACAAATAGCGAAGGATTTGCTTTcaggggaagaagaggaggagacaCAATCTTCAGCTGATGATCTGACTCCATCCGTCACGTCCCACGATGCATCGGACTTATTCCCAAACCAGCCTGGCT CAAACAACTTCCTTGCTGATGAAGACAAAGAGCCATGTTCATCACCATGTGCTTCCTCCATGGCTGAGGACTCAGAGGTGGATTCCATCCCATCCAATGAGTGTAAGAAG GAGATCATGGTTGGACCTCAGTACCAGGCCACTGTTCCCATCCTCCGTTTAAACAGGCACAGACAAAAAG CCTATGAGAATGAAGATCAGCTGCTTTGGGACCCAAACATCCTCCCTGAGAGGGAGGTGGAAGAGTTCCTGTACCGCGCTGTGAAGCGGCAATGGGACGAGCTGTCCGGCAGCAGCTTGCCAGAGGGAGAGGTGGTCAAGGACAACGAGCAG GCTTTGTATGAGCTGGTGAAATGCAACTTCAATGCAGAAGAGGCACTGCGGAGGTTACGGTTCAACGTGAAGGTTATCAGAG ATGAACTTTGTGCCTGGAGCGAGGAAGAATGTAGAAATTTTGAACATGGCTTTAGGGTCCATGGGAAAAACTTTCACCTTATCCAAGCAAACAAG GTCCGCACGCGGTCGGTGGGCGAGTGCGTGGAGTATTACTACATGTGGAAAAAATCCGAGCGTTACGACTACTTCACTCAGCAGACTCGTCTAGGAAGGAAGAAGTACGTCCTCCACCCTGGAGCCACGTGCGTGGAATATTCTCACACTAAAATTAGTAATATTAACCTCCCGGTGAAGATTCCTGCTGCAAAGCACCTCCGCTTAACAGACTGCGCTTTCTTCTCCAGAAG GGATTTCACTGATAATGACCTGGATGGGGTCGAAGTGGAAAACACGAGTCGTTCTCGGAGCTCCCCACCAATTCCCTCTGCAGCTGGCTGCCTGGATGCTCACTTTGGTCAAGATCAGATAGCAATTGAGAGCACAG AGCCCCTGAGCGTGGAGAGCACGGcctgcagcctgggcagcaTCAGCGAGTCGGGGCAGGGCTACGAGTGCAGCACCCCCTCGGAGACAAACTGCTCCTTTGACCCCTCGGAGGAGACGTCCTCGGgcgctgtccctgtgccctgcccacGCCACACTGCCACCCCCTCTGAGCCTGAGCTCTTTGCTTTGCCACCCGCGGGACCAGGACTGGCAGAGAAGCAGGAGACGTTGCAGAACTCTGGTGAGGCAATAACCATGGACTTCACTCTCCCTGCAGACATTAACGAGGGGTTGCCTTTAATTGCTGGCCCTGTGGATTTGGACAGAGACCCTGAGGCAGTGGTGGCCCCTGCGCAAGTGTCCTTATCGGTCACAGATTTCGGTCTCATTGGCATCGGAGATGTAAATCCTTTCCTGACTGCTCATCAGGCTTGCCCAGCACCTGTGGCTCGGTCAGAGCCTCTGTCACAGTGA
- the MIER2 gene encoding mesoderm induction early response protein 2 isoform X1, which produces MAEASVGRQSPRVVPYPARGLCPGEPALQSAAVVSMGSADHRLNLAEILSQNYGVREEREEDDTQEKQKSLEELEKSFSASQSSEMPFEELLALYGYEASDPISEQDSESNDITPNLPDMTLDKEQIAKDLLSGEEEEETQSSADDLTPSVTSHDASDLFPNQPGSNNFLADEDKEPCSSPCASSMAEDSEVDSIPSNECKKEIMVGPQYQATVPILRLNRHRQKVLFLLAYENEDQLLWDPNILPEREVEEFLYRAVKRQWDELSGSSLPEGEVVKDNEQALYELVKCNFNAEEALRRLRFNVKVIRDELCAWSEEECRNFEHGFRVHGKNFHLIQANKVRTRSVGECVEYYYMWKKSERYDYFTQQTRLGRKKYVLHPGATCVEYSHTKISNINLPVKIPAAKHLRLTDCAFFSRRDFTDNDLDGVEVENTSRSRSSPPIPSAAGCLDAHFGQDQIAIESTEPLSVESTACSLGSISESGQGYECSTPSETNCSFDPSEETSSGAVPVPCPRHTATPSEPELFALPPAGPGLAEKQETLQNSGEAITMDFTLPADINEGLPLIAGPVDLDRDPEAVVAPAQVSLSVTDFGLIGIGDVNPFLTAHQACPAPVARSEPLSQ; this is translated from the exons ATGGCGGAG GCCTCTGTTGGCCGGCAGAGCCCGAGGGTGGTTCCATACCCAGCCCGTGGCCTATGTCCTGGAGAGCCTGCCCTTCAGAGCGCTGCAG TTGTGTCAATGGGCTCAGCTGATCATCGACTGAACCTGGCAGAGATCCTTTCCCAGAACTATGGTGtgagggaagaaagggaggaagatgATACTCAGGAGAAGCAGAAATCTTTAGAAGAGCTGGAGAAGAGTTTCAGTGCCTCTCAG AGCAGTGAAATGCCATTTGAGGAGCTGCTCGCACTGTATGGCTATGAGGCATCAGATCCCATCTCGGAGCAGGACAGTGAGAGCAATGACATCACTCCCAACCTCCCTGATATGACTCTGGATAAG GAACAAATAGCGAAGGATTTGCTTTcaggggaagaagaggaggagacaCAATCTTCAGCTGATGATCTGACTCCATCCGTCACGTCCCACGATGCATCGGACTTATTCCCAAACCAGCCTGGCT CAAACAACTTCCTTGCTGATGAAGACAAAGAGCCATGTTCATCACCATGTGCTTCCTCCATGGCTGAGGACTCAGAGGTGGATTCCATCCCATCCAATGAGTGTAAGAAG GAGATCATGGTTGGACCTCAGTACCAGGCCACTGTTCCCATCCTCCGTTTAAACAGGCACAGACAAAAAG tgctttttcTGTTAGCCTATGAGAATGAAGATCAGCTGCTTTGGGACCCAAACATCCTCCCTGAGAGGGAGGTGGAAGAGTTCCTGTACCGCGCTGTGAAGCGGCAATGGGACGAGCTGTCCGGCAGCAGCTTGCCAGAGGGAGAGGTGGTCAAGGACAACGAGCAG GCTTTGTATGAGCTGGTGAAATGCAACTTCAATGCAGAAGAGGCACTGCGGAGGTTACGGTTCAACGTGAAGGTTATCAGAG ATGAACTTTGTGCCTGGAGCGAGGAAGAATGTAGAAATTTTGAACATGGCTTTAGGGTCCATGGGAAAAACTTTCACCTTATCCAAGCAAACAAG GTCCGCACGCGGTCGGTGGGCGAGTGCGTGGAGTATTACTACATGTGGAAAAAATCCGAGCGTTACGACTACTTCACTCAGCAGACTCGTCTAGGAAGGAAGAAGTACGTCCTCCACCCTGGAGCCACGTGCGTGGAATATTCTCACACTAAAATTAGTAATATTAACCTCCCGGTGAAGATTCCTGCTGCAAAGCACCTCCGCTTAACAGACTGCGCTTTCTTCTCCAGAAG GGATTTCACTGATAATGACCTGGATGGGGTCGAAGTGGAAAACACGAGTCGTTCTCGGAGCTCCCCACCAATTCCCTCTGCAGCTGGCTGCCTGGATGCTCACTTTGGTCAAGATCAGATAGCAATTGAGAGCACAG AGCCCCTGAGCGTGGAGAGCACGGcctgcagcctgggcagcaTCAGCGAGTCGGGGCAGGGCTACGAGTGCAGCACCCCCTCGGAGACAAACTGCTCCTTTGACCCCTCGGAGGAGACGTCCTCGGgcgctgtccctgtgccctgcccacGCCACACTGCCACCCCCTCTGAGCCTGAGCTCTTTGCTTTGCCACCCGCGGGACCAGGACTGGCAGAGAAGCAGGAGACGTTGCAGAACTCTGGTGAGGCAATAACCATGGACTTCACTCTCCCTGCAGACATTAACGAGGGGTTGCCTTTAATTGCTGGCCCTGTGGATTTGGACAGAGACCCTGAGGCAGTGGTGGCCCCTGCGCAAGTGTCCTTATCGGTCACAGATTTCGGTCTCATTGGCATCGGAGATGTAAATCCTTTCCTGACTGCTCATCAGGCTTGCCCAGCACCTGTGGCTCGGTCAGAGCCTCTGTCACAGTGA
- the MIER2 gene encoding mesoderm induction early response protein 2 isoform X3, producing MAEASVGRQSPRVVPYPARGLCPGEPALQSAAVVSMGSADHRLNLAEILSQNYGVREEREEDDTQEKQKSLEELEKSFSASQSSEMPFEELLALYGYEASDPISEQDSESNDITPNLPDMTLDKEQIAKDLLSGEEEEETQSSADDLTPSVTSHDASDLFPNQPGSNNFLADEDKEPCSSPCASSMAEDSEVDSIPSNECKKEIMVGPQYQATVPILRLNRHRQKVLFLLAYENEDQLLWDPNILPEREVEEFLYRAVKRQWDELSGSSLPEGEVVKDNEQALYELVKCNFNAEEALRRLRFNVKVIRGEDPPYLGSSRHMQLFLDCTHLPQLFLSATDELCAWSEEECRNFEHGFRVHGKNFHLIQANKVRTRSVGECVEYYYMWKKSERYDYFTQQTRLGRKKYVLHPGATDFTDNDLDGVEVENTSRSRSSPPIPSAAGCLDAHFGQDQIAIESTEPLSVESTACSLGSISESGQGYECSTPSETNCSFDPSEETSSGAVPVPCPRHTATPSEPELFALPPAGPGLAEKQETLQNSGEAITMDFTLPADINEGLPLIAGPVDLDRDPEAVVAPAQVSLSVTDFGLIGIGDVNPFLTAHQACPAPVARSEPLSQ from the exons ATGGCGGAG GCCTCTGTTGGCCGGCAGAGCCCGAGGGTGGTTCCATACCCAGCCCGTGGCCTATGTCCTGGAGAGCCTGCCCTTCAGAGCGCTGCAG TTGTGTCAATGGGCTCAGCTGATCATCGACTGAACCTGGCAGAGATCCTTTCCCAGAACTATGGTGtgagggaagaaagggaggaagatgATACTCAGGAGAAGCAGAAATCTTTAGAAGAGCTGGAGAAGAGTTTCAGTGCCTCTCAG AGCAGTGAAATGCCATTTGAGGAGCTGCTCGCACTGTATGGCTATGAGGCATCAGATCCCATCTCGGAGCAGGACAGTGAGAGCAATGACATCACTCCCAACCTCCCTGATATGACTCTGGATAAG GAACAAATAGCGAAGGATTTGCTTTcaggggaagaagaggaggagacaCAATCTTCAGCTGATGATCTGACTCCATCCGTCACGTCCCACGATGCATCGGACTTATTCCCAAACCAGCCTGGCT CAAACAACTTCCTTGCTGATGAAGACAAAGAGCCATGTTCATCACCATGTGCTTCCTCCATGGCTGAGGACTCAGAGGTGGATTCCATCCCATCCAATGAGTGTAAGAAG GAGATCATGGTTGGACCTCAGTACCAGGCCACTGTTCCCATCCTCCGTTTAAACAGGCACAGACAAAAAG tgctttttcTGTTAGCCTATGAGAATGAAGATCAGCTGCTTTGGGACCCAAACATCCTCCCTGAGAGGGAGGTGGAAGAGTTCCTGTACCGCGCTGTGAAGCGGCAATGGGACGAGCTGTCCGGCAGCAGCTTGCCAGAGGGAGAGGTGGTCAAGGACAACGAGCAG GCTTTGTATGAGCTGGTGAAATGCAACTTCAATGCAGAAGAGGCACTGCGGAGGTTACGGTTCAACGTGAAGGTTATCAGAGGTGAGGACCCCCCTTATTTGGGTTCATCAAGGCACATGCAGCTCTTTCTAGATTGTACACATCTCCCCCAACTCTTTCTTTCTGCTACAGATGAACTTTGTGCCTGGAGCGAGGAAGAATGTAGAAATTTTGAACATGGCTTTAGGGTCCATGGGAAAAACTTTCACCTTATCCAAGCAAACAAG GTCCGCACGCGGTCGGTGGGCGAGTGCGTGGAGTATTACTACATGTGGAAAAAATCCGAGCGTTACGACTACTTCACTCAGCAGACTCGTCTAGGAAGGAAGAAGTACGTCCTCCACCCTGGAGCCAC GGATTTCACTGATAATGACCTGGATGGGGTCGAAGTGGAAAACACGAGTCGTTCTCGGAGCTCCCCACCAATTCCCTCTGCAGCTGGCTGCCTGGATGCTCACTTTGGTCAAGATCAGATAGCAATTGAGAGCACAG AGCCCCTGAGCGTGGAGAGCACGGcctgcagcctgggcagcaTCAGCGAGTCGGGGCAGGGCTACGAGTGCAGCACCCCCTCGGAGACAAACTGCTCCTTTGACCCCTCGGAGGAGACGTCCTCGGgcgctgtccctgtgccctgcccacGCCACACTGCCACCCCCTCTGAGCCTGAGCTCTTTGCTTTGCCACCCGCGGGACCAGGACTGGCAGAGAAGCAGGAGACGTTGCAGAACTCTGGTGAGGCAATAACCATGGACTTCACTCTCCCTGCAGACATTAACGAGGGGTTGCCTTTAATTGCTGGCCCTGTGGATTTGGACAGAGACCCTGAGGCAGTGGTGGCCCCTGCGCAAGTGTCCTTATCGGTCACAGATTTCGGTCTCATTGGCATCGGAGATGTAAATCCTTTCCTGACTGCTCATCAGGCTTGCCCAGCACCTGTGGCTCGGTCAGAGCCTCTGTCACAGTGA